The Scyliorhinus canicula chromosome 20, sScyCan1.1, whole genome shotgun sequence genome has a window encoding:
- the LOC119954761 gene encoding vasopressin V2 receptor-like, translating into MSASLNESAHYNGVGTWHVLPNGTGTSDALGISPRDEQLAHAEIAVLAIIFAAATVGNSLLIGILWRRKRRGTRRLYVFLMHLSIADLAVAAFQVLPQLIWDITEVFLGPDLLCRAVAYLQLVAMFASTYLTVVMAVDRFQAVCYPMVTFQKSKGDWNTAICSSWLLSLLLSLPQLFIFSKTEVAPGLLQCWAQFVQPWGLRAYVSWIFLVVFFIPAVVLTICQVRICRVIRLNIYTKTHQLTVHSRASNVNCISKAMNKTIKMAVVIVLAYVLCWAPYFTVQLCTAWYPSDTSEGAVFTILMLLGNLNSCTNPWIYMYFCGQIPRCTKHQPQCPVRKESAVTTSVNLADRDAADASTAV; encoded by the exons ATGTCTGCATCCTTGAATGAGAGTGCACATTACAATGGGGTTGGCACATGGCACGTCCTCCCCAACGGCACGGGCACCTCGGACGCCCTTGGCATCTCCCCGAGAGACGAGCAGTTGGCACACGCCGAGATTGCAGTGCTGGCCATCATCTTCGCTGCGGCCACGGTGGGCAACAGCCTTCTGATCGGGATCctgtggaggaggaagaggagggggaccAGGCGCCTGTACGTCTTCCTGATGCACCTCAGCATTGCCGACCTGGCGGTGGCCGCCTTCCAGGTGCTGCCCCAGCTGATCTGGGACATCACCGAGGTGTTCCTGGGGCCAGACCTGCTGTGCCGGGCCGTCGCCTACCTGCAGCTGGTGGCGATGTTCGCCTCCACCTACCTGACGGTGGTGATGGCGGTGGACCGCTTCCAGGCGGTCTGCTACCCCATGGTGACTTTCCAGAAGAGCAAGGGTGACTGGAACACGGCCATCTGCAGCAGCTGGCTCCTCTCCCTGCTCCTCAGCCTGCCCCAGCTCTTCATCTTCTCCAAGACAGAGGTGGCCCCGGGGCTGCTGCAGTGCTGGGCACAGTTCGTCCAGCCTTGGGGGCTCAGAGCTTACGTGAGCTGGATCTTCCTGGTCGTCTTCTTCATTCCCGCCGTCGTGCTGACCATTTGCCAGGTCAGAATCTGCAGGGTGATCCGGCTGAACATTTACACCAAGACCCACCAGCTGACAGTCCACTCCAGGGCCAGTAACGTCAACTGCATCTCCAAAGCAATGAACAAGACCATAAAAATGGCAGTGGTCATAGTTCTCGCCTATGTTCTGTGCTGGGCGCCTTATTTTACAGTCCAGCTGTGCACAGCCTGGTACCCCAGTGACACCAGTGAGG GTGCTGTTTTCACCATCCTCATGCTCTTGGGGAACCTAAACAGCTGTACAAACCCTTGGATATACATGTACTTCTGCGGACAAATCCCGCGTTGCACGAAACATCAACCACAGTGCCCAGTTCGAAAAGAGTCAGCCGTCACAACCAGCGTCAACCTGGCTGACAGGGATGCGGCAGATGCCTCCACAGCTGTCTGA